The genomic region CGACCGGATTACGCTTTCCGTTTCCGGCACTGATACGGACGGGAAGCACCTCTTGCAAAAAGCGTTCGAGGCAAACAAGGACTACCTGATGAACGAGACCTTGGCTGTTGAGGCGGTTTTTGGTGCGCAGCTGCCTGCGGGAAAGGCTGCTACCGAGCTTGACATGGGCGAGGGGCTATGCTGGCACATCGCGCTGGAGAAGGCGGCTGGAGCGTAGGGCTGGTAGAGCTTCTAAGATTGCAGAGTATGAAAAGAAGGGTACGAAAAACGCTATTGATAATAGCGCTGATATTAAACATAGGTCTCATTCCGCTGCAAGCGACGACGGTCTTTAACTTGTTTGATAGTACCCCCGCAATTTCAATAGTAGGCGGTGCGGACGGACCGACTTCTATATATGTTGGGCTAGACGCGTTTTTCCTGTTGATTTTCCGAACGCTTGCGGTGTGCATACATATTTATACGATCAGTATCCTCATCATGGCTCTTAAAGAATGAACATCACGTGGCACGGGAAAGGGCTTGTCCTTTTCCCCCACCTGAATACGACGGCGGAAAAAAGCCGGTTGTAACAACCTGCCCGCCGAGCTTGACATGGGCGATTGACTATGCCGGCACATTGCGCTGGAGAAGGCGGTGGTGTA from Treponema vincentii harbors:
- a CDS encoding sodium ion-translocating decarboxylase subunit beta translates to MLAHRAGEGGWSVGLVELLRLQSMKRRVRKTLLIIALILNIGLIPLQATTVFNLFDSTPAISIVGGADGPTSIYVGLDAFFLLIFRTLAVCIHIYTISILIMALKE